From the Patagioenas fasciata isolate bPatFas1 chromosome Z, bPatFas1.hap1, whole genome shotgun sequence genome, one window contains:
- the TPM2 gene encoding tropomyosin beta chain isoform X1, with translation MRDSPLPGVGTVHPARGSVCAARRSCGSGRWMAAGGGGGGGGAGRDGGRAGGGSGRCLSASCPSRADPTKGSAARPPRRQPPAMAGISSIDAVKRKIQSLQQVADEAEERAEHLQREADAERQARERAEAEVASLNRRIQLVEEELDRAQERLATALQKLEEAEKAADESERGMKVIENRAMKDEEKMELQEMQLKEAKHIAEEADRKYEEVARKLVVLEGELERSEERAEVAESKCGDLEEELKIVTNNLKSLEAQADKYSTKEDKYEEEIKLLGEKLKEAETRAEFAERSVAKLEKTIDDLEDEVYAQKMKYKAISEELDNALNDITSL, from the exons ATGAGGGACTCTCCCTTGCCGGGTGTAGGCACCGTGCACCCTGCCCGGGGGTCCGTGTGCGCCGCCCGGCGGAGCTGCGGCTCAGGTCGGTGgatggcagcaggaggaggaggaggaggaggaggagcaggaagggatggaggcagggcgggcggcgggagcggccgctGCCTGAGCGCTTCCTGCCCGAGCCGGGCGGATCCCACAAAGGGCTCGGCGGCGCGGCCTCCCCGCCGGCAGCCCCCCGCCATGGCCGGCATCAGCTCCATTGACGCCGTCAAGAGGAAGATCCAGAGCCTGCAGCAGGTGGCTGATGAGGCGGAGGAGCGCGCCGAGCACCTGCAGCGGGAGGCCGATGCCGAGCGGCAGGCCCGGGAGCGG GCTGAGGCAGAAGTGGCTTCTCTGAACCGCCGTATCCAGCTGGTGGAAGAGGAGCTGGACCGAGCCCAGGAGCGCCTGGCCACTGCCCTGCAGAAGCTGGAGGAGGCTGAGAAGGCAGCTGATGAGAGCGAGAG AGGCATGAAGGTCATCGAAAACAGGGCCATGAAGGATGAGGAGAAAATGgagctccaggaaatgcagctgaagGAGGCGAAGCACATAGCGGAGGAAGCCGACCGCAAATATGAGGAG GTCGCCCGCAAGCTGGTTGTCCTTGAAGGAGAGCTGGAGCGCTCAGAGGAGAGGGCAGAGGTGGCAGAGAG TAAATGTGGTGACCTAGAGGAGGAGCTGAAAATTGTCACCAACAACTTGAAGTCCCTGGAGGCCCAGGCTGACAAG TATTCTACCAAGGAGGACAAGTACGAGGAGGAAATCAAGCTTCTAGGGGAAAAACTGAAGGAG GCCGAGACCCGAGCAGAGTTTGCAGAGAGGTCTGTGGCAAAGCTGGAGAAAACCATTGATGATCTAGAAG ACGAAGTGTATGCACAGAAGATGAAGTACAAAGCCATCAGCGAGGAGTTGGACAACGCACTTAATGACATCACCTCCCTCTGA